CGGGGATTTTTTATGAGAAAAATGTATGAAAATCATTATTTTATCTATTTTCTAAAACTACAAAAGGTATAATCATCTCCTCCATAGAAATGCCCCCGTGCTGGTAGGTGTTTTTATAATAATTTACAAAATAGTTGTAGTTTTTGGGGAACACAAGGAATTTATTATTGGTGGCAAAGATGTATTTTGAGGTTACATTTACCTTGGGCAAGTAGTATTCCTCGGGTTTTTCAACGGCAAAGACATCATTTTCATCATATTTCAATTGCTTGCCCAGCTTGTAGCGCAGGTTCACACTAGTTTCCTTGTCGCCCACTATTTGGGAGGGCTCTTCGACAAAGATGGTGCCGTGGTCTGTGGTGAGCATTAGCCTAATGTCTTCTTGTGCTGCTAGTTTTATAATTTCCATCAGGTAGCTGTGTTTAAACCAGCTTTTGGTAATTTCGCGGTAGGTTTTATCATCGCGAATCATTTCGCTGATGACGCTATTGTCTGTTTTGGCGTGGGAGAGGATATCTATAAAGTTGTAAACGATTACGGTTAAATCGTGATTTTTTATTTTATTAAAATCATCTAAGACCTTTTTCTCAAAAGAGGAGTTTAGAATTTTGTAATACTTAGTGCGCAGGTTTTTCATTCCTAATCGGGCTAAGTTATCGGTTAAAAACTTAGGTTCAAAGTCATTTTTATTGCCCTCTTCTGGGTCGTTTTTCCATTCCTTGGGGAATCTTTTTTCTATTTCAAGGGGTAGGAGGCCAGCAAAGAGTGCATTTCGGGCATACTGGGTGGAGGAGGGCAAGATGCTGTAATACATTTTCTCGTCCAAATAGCTATAATACTGCTGAAAGAGTGGCTGAATCATTTTCCATTGGTCGTGCCGCAGGTTATCAATCACCAGCAGAATGCTCTTTTTGCCATCTTGCAAGTGCGGGCGCACATATTCCTTGATTAGGGTGTGGGAGAGGGTGGGGCGCTGCTCGCCGTGTAGCCAGCCGTAATAATTTTGCTCAATATATTTGCAGAATTGCCGATTGGCGTCCTCCTTTTGCTGATTGAGGATTTCGAGCATTTGGGCATCTTCAATATTTTCTAGCATAATTTCCCAGTGCACGAGTTTTTTATAGACGCTCTCCCAGTCCTCAAAGTGGCGCGCGTTCATAATATCCATTGTAATTTCCCTGAAAGCCATTTGGTAATCAATCACGGCCTTTTCTGTGATGAGCTTGGAGCCTTCTAGGATTTTTTTTAGGCTTAAAAGAATTTGATTAGGATTTATGGGTTTTATTAGATAATCTGCAATGTGCGAGCCTATGGCCTCTTCCATAATATGCTCTTCCTCGTTTTTGGTAACCATAATGATGGGCAGATTAGGCATTATCTCCTTGATTTTCTGAATCGCCTCCAGCCCAGAAATTCCAGGCATATTCTCATCAAGCAATAGGGCGCT
This Ornithobacterium rhinotracheale DNA region includes the following protein-coding sequences:
- a CDS encoding bifunctional response regulator/alkaline phosphatase family protein; the protein is MAIKILWVDDEIELLKSHTLFLEKKGYQTTKINNATDAIELLKEENFSALLLDENMPGISGLEAIQKIKEIMPNLPIIMVTKNEEEHIMEEAIGSHIADYLIKPINPNQILLSLKKILEGSKLITEKAVIDYQMAFREITMDIMNARHFEDWESVYKKLVHWEIMLENIEDAQMLEILNQQKEDANRQFCKYIEQNYYGWLHGEQRPTLSHTLIKEYVRPHLQDGKKSILLVIDNLRHDQWKMIQPLFQQYYSYLDEKMYYSILPSSTQYARNALFAGLLPLEIEKRFPKEWKNDPEEGNKNDFEPKFLTDNLARLGMKNLRTKYYKILNSSFEKKVLDDFNKIKNHDLTVIVYNFIDILSHAKTDNSVISEMIRDDKTYREITKSWFKHSYLMEIIKLAAQEDIRLMLTTDHGTIFVEEPSQIVGDKETSVNLRYKLGKQLKYDENDVFAVEKPEEYYLPKVNVTSKYIFATNNKFLVFPKNYNYFVNYYKNTYQHGGISMEEMIIPFVVLENR